The following nucleotide sequence is from Fusobacterium periodonticum 1_1_41FAA.
GCTGAAATGTTTGGAAAAGAAGTTGCTGATAAGATGATAATTCAATATGGTGGATCAATGAAACCTGAAAATGCAAAAGATTTATTGAGCCAAGAAGATATTGATGGAGGACTTGTTGGAGGAGCTTCATTAAAGGCAGATTCATTCTTTGAAATTATAAAAGCAGGAAATTAAAATATATTGGAGGAAATTTTAAATGATAGGTATAGGAATTGTAGGGCTACCTAATGTTGGAAAGTCTACATTATTTAATGCAATAACGAAGGCAGGAGCAGCAGAGGCAGCAAACTATCCTTTTTGTACAATAGAACCAAATGTTGGAATGGTGACTGTTCCAGATGAAAGATTAAATGCACTTGCACAAATTATAAACCCTGAAAGAATAGTTCCTGCAACTGTTGAATTCGTTGATATAGCAGGACTAGTAAAAGGAGCTTCAAAAGGGGAAGGTTTAGGAAATAAGTTTTTATCAAATATCAGAGCAACATCTGCTATATGTCAAGTTGTAAGATGTTTCGATGATGAAAATGTAATCCATGTAAGTGGTCAAGTAGACCCTATAAATGATATAGAAGTAATAAATACAGAGTTAATTTTTGCTGATATAGAAACTATTGAAAAAGCAATAGAAAAACATGAAAAATTAGCAAGAAATAAAATTAAAGAATCAGTAGAGCTTATGGCTGTTCTACCAAAAGTAAAAAAACACCTTGAAGAATTTAAACTTTTAAAAACTTTAGATTTAACTGATGAAGAAAAACAAGTTTTAAAAAACTATCAATTACTTACTTTAAAACCTATGATATTTGCAGCTAATGTTGCAGAAGATGATTTAGCAACTGGAAATAAATACGTAGATTTAGTAAAAGATTATGCAGAAAAAATTGGTTCAGAAGTTGTAATAGTTTCGGCTAAAGTTGAAGCTGAATTACAAGAAATGGATGATGAAAGCAAGAAAGAATTCTTAGAAACTTTAGGAGTTAAAGAAGCAGGACTTAATAGACTTATAAGAGCAGGATTTAAACTTTTAGGTCTACAAACATACTTTACAGCTGGTGTTAAAGAAGTTAGAGCTTGGACTATTAGAATAGGAGATACTGCTCCTAAAGCTGCTGGAGAAATACATACAGATTTTGAAAAAGGATTTATAAGAGCAAAAGTTGTTTCTTATGATGACTTCATTAAATATTCAGGTTGGAAAGGTTCTCAAGAAAATGGAGTTCTAAGACTTGAAGGAAAAGAATACATTGTCCATGATGGAGATTTAATGGAATTCTTATTTAATGTATAAAATTTAGAATTTGAGGGGTTTTTAAAGTTGAAAATTTGAGGATTTAGTGATATATTTTTTATATATTATTTAAAAATAAAATTATTAGGAGGAAAAATGAGTTTTAATTGTGTAAAAAAAGTTGAAAACGATTATGATAAGTATGTACTTGTAAGTACTACAGGTAAAATAAATCTACCTGATTATCTAGACAAAAAGAGTAAAGACCTTGCTAAAGCTGTTATTGAAAAAAATGAATTCACAGCAAAGGCATCTGAAAAATTAGCAATGACATTAGTAAATAATAAAAAGGTTATAGATTTTATAATAGTTGGTTTAGGAGATAAAGCTAAATTAGATTGTAAAAATATAAGACAATATCTTTTTGATACTTTAAAAAATGAAACAGGAAAAGTTCTATTAAGTTTTGCTAATGAAGAATTAGACAATATGGATATTGTTGCTGAAGTAGTTGAACATATCAACTATACATTTGATAAATATATTTCTAAGAAAAAAGATAAATTCTTAGAAGTTTCTTATTTAACAGACAAAAAAGTTCCTAAATTAATAGAAGGTTATGAACTTGGTAAAATTTCTAATATTGTAAAAGATTTAATCAATGAACAAGCAGAAGTTATGACACCAAAAGCACTTGCTGACAAGGCTGTTGAACTTGGTAAACAATTCGGTTTCCAAGCTGAAATAATGGATGAAAAGAAAATTCAAAAATTAGGAATGAATGCTTATCTTGGTGTTGCAAGAGCAGCTCATCACAGACCTTATCTTATAGTTATGAGATATAAAGGAGATGAAAAATCTAAATATACTCATGGTTTAGTAGGAAAAGGACTTACTTATGATACAGGAGGTCTATCTTTAAAACCTACTGATAGCATGCTTACTATGAGATGTGACATGGGTGGAGCAGGAACTATGATGGGAGTTATGTGTGCTGTTGCTAAAATGAAAGTTAAAAAGAATGTAACTTGTGTTATAGCTGCTTGTGAAAACTCTATAGGACCTAATGCTTACAGACCTGGTGATATCTTAACTGCTATGAATGGAAAAACTATAGAAATTACAAACACTGATGCTGAAGGAAGATTAACTCTAGCTGATGCTTTAACTTATATAGTTAGAAAAGAAAAAGTTGATGAAGTTATAGATGCTGCAACTTTAACAGGAGCTGTTATGGTAGCTCTTGGTGAAGATGTAACAGGAGTATTTACTAACAACGATGAAATGGCAAAAGAAATCATTTCAGCTTCAAATAATTGGAATGAATATTTCTGGCAAATGCCTATGTTTGATATCTTCAAAAAGAATTTTAAATCACCTTATGCCGACATGCAAAATAGTGGTACTAGATGGGGTGGCTCAACAAATGCGGCTAAATTCTTAGAAGAATTTATTGATGATATAAAATGGACTCACTTAGATATAGCAGGAACTGCTTGGGCTAGTGGAGCTA
It contains:
- the ychF gene encoding redox-regulated ATPase YchF, with amino-acid sequence MIGIGIVGLPNVGKSTLFNAITKAGAAEAANYPFCTIEPNVGMVTVPDERLNALAQIINPERIVPATVEFVDIAGLVKGASKGEGLGNKFLSNIRATSAICQVVRCFDDENVIHVSGQVDPINDIEVINTELIFADIETIEKAIEKHEKLARNKIKESVELMAVLPKVKKHLEEFKLLKTLDLTDEEKQVLKNYQLLTLKPMIFAANVAEDDLATGNKYVDLVKDYAEKIGSEVVIVSAKVEAELQEMDDESKKEFLETLGVKEAGLNRLIRAGFKLLGLQTYFTAGVKEVRAWTIRIGDTAPKAAGEIHTDFEKGFIRAKVVSYDDFIKYSGWKGSQENGVLRLEGKEYIVHDGDLMEFLFNV
- a CDS encoding leucyl aminopeptidase, with product MSFNCVKKVENDYDKYVLVSTTGKINLPDYLDKKSKDLAKAVIEKNEFTAKASEKLAMTLVNNKKVIDFIIVGLGDKAKLDCKNIRQYLFDTLKNETGKVLLSFANEELDNMDIVAEVVEHINYTFDKYISKKKDKFLEVSYLTDKKVPKLIEGYELGKISNIVKDLINEQAEVMTPKALADKAVELGKQFGFQAEIMDEKKIQKLGMNAYLGVARAAHHRPYLIVMRYKGDEKSKYTHGLVGKGLTYDTGGLSLKPTDSMLTMRCDMGGAGTMMGVMCAVAKMKVKKNVTCVIAACENSIGPNAYRPGDILTAMNGKTIEITNTDAEGRLTLADALTYIVRKEKVDEVIDAATLTGAVMVALGEDVTGVFTNNDEMAKEIISASNNWNEYFWQMPMFDIFKKNFKSPYADMQNSGTRWGGSTNAAKFLEEFIDDIKWTHLDIAGTAWASGANPYYSQKGATGQVFKTVFSYLKNSKN